The following proteins come from a genomic window of Gemmatimonadaceae bacterium:
- a CDS encoding class I SAM-dependent methyltransferase, which translates to MALAIGITEWVLGRAVRRVLDVGCGEALWRAPMIALRPALAYHGVDPSEYVVRRYGRRRGIRLGSFGALGALRLGRAYDLIICADVLHYVAAADVRAGLAEVVARLGGVAYLPVVTSSDDVEGDVRGLVRRPPAWHRARFREAGLVPIGLECYVRRDALDGLTALERWQA; encoded by the coding sequence GTGGCACTCGCCATCGGCATCACGGAATGGGTCCTGGGCCGCGCCGTGCGTCGCGTGCTCGACGTCGGCTGCGGCGAAGCGCTGTGGCGGGCGCCGATGATCGCGCTCCGACCGGCGCTCGCGTATCACGGCGTGGACCCGAGCGAGTACGTCGTCCGGCGTTATGGACGGCGCCGCGGCATCCGGTTGGGGTCGTTCGGCGCACTCGGCGCGCTGCGACTCGGGCGCGCGTACGATCTCATCATCTGCGCCGACGTGCTCCACTACGTGGCGGCCGCCGACGTGCGGGCGGGGCTGGCCGAGGTCGTGGCGCGGTTAGGCGGCGTGGCGTACCTGCCGGTGGTCACGTCATCGGACGACGTGGAGGGCGACGTGCGCGGTCTGGTGCGCCGCCCGCCGGCGTGGCATCGGGCGCGTTTTCGCGAGGCCGGGCTCGTTCCGATCGGGCTCGAATGTTACGTGCGCCGCGATGCGCTCGACGGCCTCACGGCGCTGGAACGCTGGCAGGCGTGA
- a CDS encoding amidase: protein MTQHDDPAAPAGGMSRRHFVGATLAGGALALTKGKLPQLAPGAGPPPNATRPARHVAAPFELEEATIAQLQDGMASGKYTARKIVELYLSRIDELDHRGPMLNEVIELNPDAFEIADALDAERKSKGPRSPLHGIPVLIKDNIATDDKMMTTAGSLALVGAKVPRDSFIAARLRAAGAIILGKTNLSEWANFRASHSTSGWSGRGGQSHNPYALDRTPSGSSSGSGGASSASFAAAAIGTETDGSIVSPSAACSLVGIKPTVGLLSRSGIVPISHSQDTPGPMCRTVADAAALLGVLTGVDPLDKATHANAGKAHTDYTTFLDAGGLKGARIGVLRGRYMGYSRAADALMEDALHAMRDRGAVLVDPVAFPTAGKFGDAEFEVLLYEFKADLDAYLAALTSSPVKSLADVIAFNEQHASTELAYFAQETMIQAQKKGPLTSPGYTKALAKCHELSRVRGIDAVLAKHKLDALVAPTQGPPWHIDLVNGDSGGGGSSELAAVAGYGSITVPMGYAFGLPVGLSFIGGAWSEPTLIKLAYSYEQATKMRRPPAFASMADIPTDGHPRST from the coding sequence ATGACGCAGCATGACGATCCCGCAGCGCCCGCGGGAGGCATGAGCCGGCGACACTTCGTCGGCGCCACGCTGGCGGGCGGTGCGCTCGCACTTACCAAAGGCAAACTCCCACAGCTGGCCCCCGGCGCGGGGCCGCCGCCTAACGCAACGCGCCCGGCGCGCCACGTGGCGGCGCCCTTCGAGCTGGAGGAGGCCACGATCGCCCAGCTCCAGGATGGGATGGCCTCCGGGAAGTACACGGCGCGAAAGATCGTCGAGCTCTATCTGTCGCGCATCGACGAGCTGGATCATCGCGGTCCGATGCTCAACGAAGTGATCGAGCTCAACCCTGATGCCTTCGAGATCGCCGATGCCCTCGACGCCGAGCGCAAGAGCAAGGGTCCGCGCAGTCCGCTGCACGGCATTCCGGTGCTGATCAAGGACAACATCGCGACCGACGACAAGATGATGACGACCGCCGGATCGCTGGCGCTCGTCGGCGCCAAGGTGCCGCGCGACTCGTTTATCGCCGCGCGTCTGCGCGCCGCGGGCGCCATCATCCTCGGCAAGACGAACCTCTCCGAGTGGGCGAATTTCCGCGCGTCGCATTCCACGAGCGGGTGGAGCGGACGCGGCGGACAGAGTCACAATCCGTATGCACTCGACCGCACGCCATCGGGGTCGAGCTCGGGCTCGGGCGGCGCCTCATCGGCGAGCTTTGCAGCAGCGGCGATCGGCACCGAAACCGACGGCTCCATCGTCAGTCCGAGCGCCGCGTGTTCGCTGGTGGGCATCAAGCCGACCGTCGGGCTCCTGAGCCGCTCCGGCATCGTGCCGATCTCGCATTCGCAGGACACGCCGGGACCGATGTGCCGCACGGTCGCGGACGCGGCGGCGCTGCTCGGCGTCCTAACGGGAGTCGATCCGCTCGACAAGGCGACGCACGCGAACGCCGGCAAGGCACACACCGACTACACGACGTTCCTCGATGCCGGCGGGCTCAAGGGAGCGCGCATCGGTGTGCTGCGCGGGCGGTACATGGGGTACAGCCGCGCGGCTGATGCACTCATGGAAGACGCGTTGCACGCGATGCGCGATCGCGGCGCGGTGCTTGTGGACCCGGTGGCATTCCCCACGGCGGGCAAGTTCGGGGACGCCGAGTTCGAGGTGTTGCTCTACGAGTTCAAGGCCGACCTGGACGCGTATCTCGCTGCGCTGACGTCATCGCCGGTCAAGTCGTTAGCCGATGTGATCGCGTTCAACGAGCAGCATGCGTCGACGGAGCTCGCGTACTTCGCGCAGGAGACGATGATCCAGGCGCAGAAGAAGGGGCCGCTCACGTCGCCGGGGTACACGAAGGCGCTCGCGAAGTGCCACGAGCTCTCGCGCGTGCGCGGGATCGATGCGGTGCTGGCCAAGCACAAACTGGATGCGTTAGTCGCGCCGACCCAGGGACCGCCGTGGCACATCGATCTCGTGAACGGGGATTCGGGCGGCGGCGGGAGCTCGGAGCTCGCGGCCGTCGCCGGCTACGGCAGCATCACCGTTCCCATGGGCTACGCGTTCGGGCTGCCGGTGGGGCTGTCGTTCATCGGCGGCGCCTGGTCGGAGCCGACGCTCATCAAGTTGGCCTACTCGTATGAGCAGGCGACCAAGATGCGCCGGCCGCCGGCGTTCGCATCGATGGCGGACATTCCGACGGATGGTCACCCGCGCTCGACTTGA
- a CDS encoding O-antigen ligase family protein — MRGDARRSWTHAVALALIAAGAIGVALAVLPYKTFDLDRFFVPKELVLHGAAALAALVLISRAPRFELTRIDTLLVAFLGLSLVSAVLSTNRWLAWRALAVSLSGVAIFWCARAIARAGWRDALLSWLVLAVVLVGVTALLQAYGLETDYVSLNRAPGGTLGNRNFVAHLAAIATPALLWRTLGAKTAWGARLGTAGTVVLAAMLTLSRTRAAWLALAVCVPIAVIGVLAGHRVWRRSAASGRAGGLLAGVAAAVLAAIFVPNHLNWKSDSPYLDSVRAVVDYRGGSGRGRLVQYRNTLRLVSAHPVLGVGPGNWSVRYPSVATPNDPSIDPDDGMTANPWPSSDWMADVAERGAPAAACLLVTFVGLCVTGVLAMSPRADSDEFAQGLVLVATTVTVVVAGAFDALLLLPAPALIVWALLGALAVPSRTRATIELTPRRRAIALTLVLAAGAAAFGRSFAQATAMRWVERDGRTAALERAATLDPGSYPIQMRLATLDAHRGRCDAVRERAGAAHGLFPSAPAPRRLLAACGVRTRER, encoded by the coding sequence ATGAGGGGCGACGCGCGCCGGTCCTGGACGCACGCCGTGGCGCTGGCGCTGATTGCCGCCGGCGCCATCGGCGTCGCGCTCGCCGTGCTGCCGTACAAGACGTTCGACCTCGACCGCTTTTTCGTCCCGAAGGAGCTCGTGCTGCACGGCGCAGCCGCGCTCGCGGCGCTGGTGCTGATATCGCGCGCGCCGCGCTTCGAGCTCACGCGGATCGACACGCTGCTCGTAGCGTTTCTCGGATTGTCTCTGGTCTCGGCGGTGCTGAGCACGAATCGGTGGCTGGCGTGGCGTGCGCTCGCGGTGTCGCTCTCGGGTGTGGCCATCTTCTGGTGTGCGCGGGCCATCGCGCGCGCCGGCTGGCGCGACGCGCTCCTGTCGTGGCTCGTGCTCGCGGTCGTATTGGTCGGCGTGACGGCGCTGCTCCAGGCCTACGGGCTCGAGACCGACTACGTGAGCCTCAACCGCGCGCCGGGTGGTACGTTAGGCAACCGCAATTTCGTGGCGCATCTCGCCGCCATTGCCACGCCGGCGCTGCTCTGGCGGACGCTCGGCGCCAAGACGGCGTGGGGAGCGCGGCTCGGTACGGCCGGCACGGTGGTGCTCGCGGCGATGCTGACGCTCTCGCGCACCCGCGCCGCGTGGCTGGCGCTCGCGGTGTGTGTGCCCATCGCCGTGATCGGCGTTCTGGCCGGACACCGCGTGTGGCGGCGCAGCGCCGCGTCCGGCCGCGCGGGAGGGCTGCTGGCCGGAGTCGCGGCGGCCGTGCTGGCCGCGATCTTCGTGCCTAACCATCTCAACTGGAAGAGCGATTCCCCGTACCTGGACTCGGTGCGCGCCGTGGTGGACTACCGTGGAGGGAGCGGCCGCGGACGGCTGGTGCAGTATCGCAATACGCTGCGCCTGGTGTCGGCGCATCCGGTGCTGGGCGTCGGTCCGGGCAACTGGTCGGTTCGCTATCCGTCGGTGGCCACGCCTAACGATCCATCCATCGACCCCGACGATGGCATGACGGCCAATCCGTGGCCGAGCAGCGACTGGATGGCGGATGTGGCCGAGCGCGGCGCGCCGGCGGCCGCATGTCTCCTCGTCACGTTCGTCGGGCTCTGCGTGACGGGCGTGCTGGCAATGTCGCCGCGCGCCGACTCGGACGAATTCGCGCAAGGACTCGTCCTCGTGGCCACGACGGTCACGGTCGTCGTGGCCGGCGCCTTCGATGCGCTGCTGCTCCTGCCCGCGCCGGCGCTCATCGTGTGGGCCCTGTTAGGTGCGCTTGCGGTTCCATCGCGTACGCGCGCGACCATCGAGCTCACCCCTCGGCGACGCGCAATCGCGTTGACGCTCGTGTTGGCTGCCGGCGCGGCCGCGTTCGGCCGGAGTTTCGCGCAGGCGACCGCCATGCGGTGGGTGGAGCGCGATGGACGGACCGCGGCACTCGAACGCGCCGCGACGCTCGACCCGGGCAGCTATCCCATTCAGATGCGATTGGCCACGTTGGACGCGCACCGCGGCCGTTGCGACGCCGTGCGCGAGCGAGCCGGCGCCGCGCACGGGTTGTTTCCGTCGGCGCCGGCGCCGCGACGTCTCCTGGCCGCGTGCGGCGTTCGGACGCGCGAGCGGTGA
- a CDS encoding putative metal-dependent hydrolase yields MTDLRYPVGKFTPPASISESQRTTLIDDVARAPAALRAAVAGLTPGQLDTPYRPGGWTVRQVVHHVPDSHINAYVRFKQALSERTPTIKPYDQDVWVTLPDTAATPVDVSLALLDALHARWVTLLRAMRPSDFERGYDHPEYERFVPLSEALASYAWHGRHHVAHITSLRERNGW; encoded by the coding sequence GTGACCGATCTGCGTTATCCAGTCGGCAAGTTCACGCCTCCCGCGAGCATTTCGGAGTCGCAACGCACAACGTTGATCGACGACGTTGCGCGTGCGCCGGCTGCGTTGCGCGCCGCGGTAGCCGGGCTCACACCGGGCCAACTCGACACGCCGTACCGTCCCGGCGGTTGGACCGTTCGGCAGGTGGTCCACCACGTGCCGGACAGTCACATCAACGCATATGTGCGGTTCAAGCAGGCGTTGAGCGAGCGCACACCCACGATCAAGCCGTACGACCAGGATGTGTGGGTGACGCTGCCGGACACGGCCGCAACTCCGGTGGACGTATCCCTGGCGCTACTCGACGCACTCCATGCGCGCTGGGTCACGCTCCTCCGCGCCATGCGGCCATCGGATTTCGAGCGCGGATACGACCACCCTGAGTACGAGCGCTTCGTGCCGCTATCGGAGGCCCTGGCTTCGTATGCCTGGCACGGGCGCCATCACGTGGCGCACATTACATCGCTTCGCGAACGCAACGGATGGTAG
- a CDS encoding MGMT family protein: MARPKGSESYDRIYSVVRRIPRGRVATYGQVAVLAGLPRQPRLVGYAMHALPNGTSVPWHRVINARGGVSPRAGDGAGSVRQRLLLEAEGLRFDAAGRISLARQGWKPRRSGRVVTARARGGFA; the protein is encoded by the coding sequence GTGGCGCGCCCTAAGGGTTCGGAATCGTACGACCGGATTTACTCGGTGGTGCGACGGATTCCGCGTGGGCGGGTGGCGACGTATGGCCAGGTGGCGGTGCTGGCCGGCCTGCCGCGACAGCCGCGTCTCGTGGGGTACGCGATGCACGCGCTGCCCAACGGAACGTCGGTGCCATGGCACCGCGTGATCAACGCGCGGGGCGGCGTGAGTCCGCGCGCCGGCGACGGCGCGGGCAGTGTGCGACAGCGGTTGTTGCTGGAGGCCGAAGGCCTGCGATTCGATGCGGCCGGCCGGATTTCGCTCGCGCGCCAGGGATGGAAGCCGCGGCGGAGCGGCCGTGTCGTTACGGCGCGGGCCCGCGGCGGATTCGCCTAA
- a CDS encoding DinB family protein, with the protein MPHVRIPRPASDEYAPYFQRYLDKIPDGDLIEHLTDQLAETRSMLGSLSDADARFRYAPDKWSIKEVVGHITDTERIMAYRALCFARGEQGLLPSFDENAYVKASRFDERELGALVAELGTVRASTIALFGGLTEDELLRRGRVPSGEYTVRALAHIITGHERHHQQILRERYLAAIRRGGDA; encoded by the coding sequence ATGCCGCACGTCCGAATTCCGCGTCCAGCGAGCGACGAGTACGCACCGTACTTCCAGCGCTATCTCGACAAAATTCCAGACGGCGACCTGATCGAGCATCTCACCGACCAGCTCGCCGAAACGCGCTCGATGCTGGGCTCGCTATCGGATGCTGACGCCCGCTTCCGCTACGCGCCGGACAAATGGAGCATCAAAGAAGTCGTCGGTCACATCACCGACACCGAGCGCATCATGGCCTATCGCGCGTTGTGCTTTGCCCGCGGCGAACAAGGACTGCTTCCGTCGTTCGATGAAAACGCGTACGTGAAAGCATCGCGGTTCGACGAGCGCGAGCTCGGCGCACTCGTCGCCGAGCTCGGTACGGTGCGCGCATCCACGATAGCACTCTTCGGCGGATTGACGGAGGACGAGCTGCTGCGCCGCGGCCGCGTCCCGAGTGGCGAGTACACCGTCCGCGCGCTTGCGCACATTATCACCGGGCACGAACGGCACCACCAGCAGATTCTTCGTGAGCGGTATCTCGCGGCTATTCGCCGCGGCGGCGACGCATAG
- the acs gene encoding acetate--CoA ligase, translating to MTDIDVLLQETRKFTPTAEFSRAANVPSRDVYDRAARDPEAFWAQQARELEWSTPFTKVLEWNAPWAKWFLGGKLNASVNCLDRHLRGPRRNKAALIWEGEPGDTRTFTYWDLHREVCRFGNVLRRLGVNRGDRVAIYLPMIPEAAIAMLACARIGAPHSVVFGGFSAESLRDRINDAQAKVLITADGGYRRGQIVPLKRNADKALEETPSIEHVVVVQRRPGGQGDESAASMHAKRDHWWHELMRDVDADCAPEEMDAEDVLYILYTSGTTGKPKGIVHTTGGYLTGCVATTKWVFDLKEDDVYWCTADVGWVTGHSYIVYGPLACGATCVMYEGAPDWPDKDRFWELCEKYGVTIFYTAPTAIRAFMKWGDYLPARHDLSQLRLLGSVGEPINPEAWIWYHVNIGHERCPIVDTWWQTETGAIMITPLPGVTSTKPGSATVPFPGVSADLLDANAKSIPLGGGLLALTRPWPSMLRTIWGDPDRYVQTYFSKWPGRPDLYFPGDGAKRDEDGYYWILGRVDDVLNVAGHRIGTMEVESALVSHPAVAESAVVGRHHDLKGQAIAAFVTLREGFKSSPELRDELRDHVADKIGALAKPDDILFSADLPKTRSGKIMRRLLRDIAEGRALGDTTTLADPAVVAKLKEQYESQES from the coding sequence ATGACCGACATCGACGTGCTGCTCCAGGAAACACGCAAGTTCACGCCGACGGCCGAGTTTTCGCGCGCCGCCAACGTCCCCTCACGCGATGTCTACGACCGCGCGGCCAGGGACCCGGAGGCTTTCTGGGCCCAGCAGGCCCGCGAGCTCGAGTGGTCCACGCCGTTCACGAAAGTGCTCGAGTGGAATGCGCCGTGGGCCAAGTGGTTCCTCGGAGGGAAGCTCAACGCATCGGTCAACTGCCTGGACCGTCATCTCCGCGGTCCCCGCCGCAACAAAGCGGCTCTCATCTGGGAGGGCGAACCCGGTGACACGCGCACCTTCACGTATTGGGATCTGCACCGGGAAGTGTGCAGGTTCGGCAACGTGCTGCGCCGGCTCGGCGTGAACCGCGGCGACCGCGTCGCGATCTATCTGCCCATGATTCCCGAAGCGGCGATCGCGATGCTCGCGTGCGCTCGGATCGGCGCGCCGCATTCCGTGGTATTCGGGGGATTCTCGGCTGAGTCGCTGCGAGACCGGATCAACGATGCGCAAGCCAAGGTGCTCATCACGGCCGACGGCGGGTATCGCCGCGGACAGATCGTGCCGCTCAAGCGCAACGCCGACAAAGCTCTCGAGGAAACGCCGAGCATCGAGCACGTGGTGGTCGTCCAACGACGGCCCGGCGGCCAGGGCGATGAATCGGCAGCGTCGATGCACGCGAAGCGCGATCACTGGTGGCACGAGCTCATGAGGGATGTCGATGCCGACTGCGCGCCCGAAGAGATGGACGCGGAGGACGTGCTCTACATCCTCTACACGTCGGGCACGACCGGCAAGCCAAAGGGGATCGTGCACACTACCGGCGGCTATCTCACCGGCTGTGTCGCGACCACGAAGTGGGTATTCGATCTCAAGGAAGATGATGTGTATTGGTGCACGGCAGACGTGGGCTGGGTGACCGGCCACTCGTACATCGTGTACGGACCGCTCGCGTGCGGCGCGACCTGCGTGATGTACGAAGGCGCTCCCGACTGGCCGGACAAGGATCGCTTCTGGGAGCTGTGCGAGAAGTATGGAGTGACCATTTTCTACACGGCGCCCACGGCGATTCGCGCATTCATGAAGTGGGGCGACTACCTGCCGGCGCGCCACGACTTGTCGCAGCTGCGTCTGTTAGGCTCAGTGGGCGAGCCCATCAATCCGGAAGCGTGGATCTGGTACCACGTCAACATCGGACACGAGCGGTGCCCCATCGTCGACACGTGGTGGCAAACCGAGACGGGCGCGATCATGATCACGCCGCTCCCGGGCGTCACGTCGACCAAGCCGGGCAGCGCGACGGTTCCCTTCCCCGGGGTGTCGGCCGATTTGCTGGACGCGAACGCGAAGTCGATCCCGTTAGGCGGCGGCTTGCTGGCGCTCACGCGCCCGTGGCCATCCATGCTGCGCACCATCTGGGGCGATCCGGATCGCTACGTGCAGACCTATTTCTCGAAGTGGCCCGGCCGTCCGGACCTCTACTTCCCGGGCGACGGCGCCAAGCGCGACGAAGACGGTTACTACTGGATCCTCGGCCGCGTCGACGATGTGCTCAACGTCGCCGGCCATCGCATCGGCACGATGGAAGTGGAGTCTGCGCTCGTGTCGCACCCGGCCGTGGCCGAGTCCGCCGTCGTTGGGCGGCACCACGATCTCAAGGGACAGGCAATCGCCGCATTCGTGACGCTGCGCGAAGGATTCAAATCGTCGCCCGAGCTCCGCGACGAGCTTCGCGATCACGTCGCCGACAAAATCGGCGCGCTCGCCAAACCGGACGACATTCTGTTCAGCGCCGATCTGCCAAAAACGCGCTCCGGCAAGATCATGCGGCGACTCCTGCGCGACATCGCCGAGGGCCGTGCGTTGGGCGACACGACGACGCTTGCCGATCCTGCCGTCGTGGCGAAACTCAAAGAACAGTACGAGTCGCAGGAGTCGTAG
- the ccmA gene encoding heme ABC exporter ATP-binding protein CcmA, translated as MSHDWHDSTAAARRHGRIVATSAIVAEARHAVEVEALVRAFGPRRAVDGVSFALDAGDCLAVFGPNGAGKTTLLRVLAGLLRPTRGRASVAGVALPGGPEARRHIGFISHASMLYGALSARENVELAARLFGVRDPRRAAGRVLEVMRMTPRADTPVRSLSRGMQQRVSIARATVHDPTVVLLDEPFTGLDAAGAAALSAALGILRQSGAALVMVTHNIEEGLALATHAAVMTAGTFARYEPREGIDAREYADAYRRLVTLDA; from the coding sequence TTGAGTCATGATTGGCACGACTCGACCGCGGCCGCGCGGCGTCACGGACGCATCGTGGCGACATCGGCGATAGTGGCGGAGGCGCGGCACGCGGTCGAGGTCGAGGCGCTGGTGCGCGCGTTCGGGCCGCGGCGCGCGGTGGACGGCGTGTCGTTCGCGCTCGATGCGGGCGACTGCCTGGCGGTGTTCGGGCCTAACGGAGCAGGGAAGACGACCCTGCTGCGCGTGCTGGCCGGCCTGCTGCGCCCCACGCGCGGCCGCGCATCGGTCGCCGGCGTAGCGCTGCCGGGCGGTCCCGAGGCGCGACGTCACATCGGGTTCATCTCGCACGCGAGCATGCTGTACGGCGCGCTGTCGGCGCGCGAGAACGTCGAACTGGCGGCGCGATTGTTCGGCGTTCGGGATCCGCGGCGCGCCGCCGGGCGCGTGCTCGAGGTGATGCGGATGACGCCGCGCGCCGATACGCCCGTGCGATCGCTGAGCCGCGGCATGCAGCAGCGCGTGAGCATTGCGCGCGCCACGGTGCACGACCCGACGGTGGTGCTGCTCGACGAGCCGTTCACCGGTCTCGACGCCGCCGGCGCGGCGGCGTTGTCGGCTGCGTTAGGCATCCTGCGCCAGTCGGGCGCCGCGCTGGTGATGGTGACGCACAACATCGAGGAAGGCCTCGCACTGGCGACGCACGCCGCGGTGATGACCGCCGGCACGTTCGCGCGATACGAACCACGCGAGGGCATCGATGCGCGTGAGTATGCGGATGCCTACCGACGGCTCGTGACGCTCGATGCCTGA
- a CDS encoding heme exporter protein CcmB yields MPDAFGAALLIARKDLAIEFRTRTAFFSAVVFALLAIVIFFFAWDPTAVAASDLAPGVLWVIFTFAGLLGLHRSFGVELEDRALDGLLGAPIPRHAIYLGKAMANLVFVLAIEVIAVPAVALFYDMPLGGFAGAAALAALMILAAIGLVAVGTLFAAMSVNTRLGELLLPMLSLPFFVPIVVPAAQTTARLLLGRPVIESIAWLKILLAFDLVFVAACTLAFPYTIED; encoded by the coding sequence ATGCCTGACGCGTTCGGCGCCGCGCTCCTGATCGCGCGCAAGGACCTGGCCATCGAGTTCCGGACGCGCACGGCGTTCTTCTCGGCCGTCGTGTTCGCCCTGCTGGCGATCGTGATTTTCTTTTTTGCCTGGGATCCGACCGCCGTGGCGGCGTCCGATCTCGCCCCCGGCGTCCTGTGGGTGATCTTCACCTTCGCGGGACTGCTCGGCCTTCACCGCTCGTTCGGCGTCGAGCTCGAGGACCGCGCACTGGATGGTCTGCTCGGCGCGCCGATTCCGCGGCACGCCATCTACCTCGGGAAGGCGATGGCCAACCTGGTGTTCGTGCTCGCGATCGAGGTGATCGCCGTGCCCGCGGTGGCGCTGTTCTACGACATGCCGTTAGGCGGATTTGCCGGCGCCGCCGCCCTGGCGGCGCTCATGATTCTGGCGGCCATCGGGCTGGTCGCGGTCGGCACGTTGTTCGCCGCCATGTCGGTCAACACGCGGCTCGGCGAGCTGCTGCTGCCGATGTTGTCCCTCCCGTTTTTCGTGCCGATCGTGGTCCCGGCCGCGCAGACGACGGCGCGACTCTTACTCGGGCGCCCGGTGATCGAGTCCATCGCATGGCTGAAAATTCTCCTCGCCTTCGATTTGGTGTTCGTGGCCGCGTGTACGCTGGCGTTCCCGTACACCATCGAAGACTGA
- the ccsA gene encoding cytochrome c biogenesis protein CcsA, with protein sequence MRASDATPAPRVAPPTFDWLFVVAVLAVVGTFIRAIFFTPMDALQGPAQKIYYVHPPSAWVAFLAFGVVAVASIGYLWMKDMRLDRLAESSAEVGVVFTTITLITGSLWGKPIWGTWWTWDARLTSTLFLWFIYVGYLILRGAVEDRAMRARYAAVLGILGSLLIPFIHLSVYLFRTLHPMPIIGKPSKPSLPNDMLITFLMAFCSFTLLYLALLRARYRLAADEMLLEAEDGR encoded by the coding sequence ATGCGCGCCAGCGACGCGACACCTGCCCCCCGTGTCGCGCCGCCGACGTTCGACTGGTTGTTCGTCGTGGCGGTGCTCGCTGTGGTGGGCACCTTCATTCGCGCGATCTTCTTCACGCCGATGGACGCGCTGCAGGGCCCGGCGCAGAAGATCTACTACGTGCATCCGCCATCGGCGTGGGTCGCGTTTCTCGCGTTCGGCGTCGTGGCAGTGGCGAGCATCGGCTATCTCTGGATGAAGGACATGCGCCTCGACCGGCTCGCCGAGTCGTCCGCCGAGGTGGGTGTGGTGTTCACGACGATCACGCTGATCACCGGATCGTTGTGGGGCAAACCGATCTGGGGCACGTGGTGGACGTGGGATGCGCGCCTGACGTCGACGCTGTTCCTGTGGTTCATCTACGTCGGGTATCTGATTCTCCGCGGCGCCGTGGAGGACCGCGCGATGCGCGCCCGCTACGCGGCTGTGTTAGGCATTTTGGGATCGTTGCTCATCCCGTTCATCCACCTGAGCGTGTATCTGTTCCGCACGCTGCATCCGATGCCCATCATCGGCAAGCCGAGCAAGCCGTCCTTGCCCAACGACATGCTGATCACGTTCCTGATGGCGTTCTGCTCGTTCACGCTGCTGTACCTGGCGCTGCTGCGCGCGCGGTACCGGCTGGCGGCGGATGAGATGCTGCTCGAGGCGGAGGACGGCCGATGA
- a CDS encoding ankyrin repeat domain-containing protein — MPNRRLPVRPDLEQLRHQAKDLLRAAHERDASALADFAAFHPRPIDPARATLADAQLVLARSYEAQSWPRLVHACELTDAIWRDDVDAVRALIVKFPELLHEQALIRTNSNWGPPMSYAANLGRDRIIDALLELGASDLEHAVGRATLQGKVGTARRLHRRLGSPRPTADSLSGPAYTLSVEGTALMLELGAPVVDAEGRCVAPVDVVLESDSRNPSAKHAILEMYVAHGLELPDTPVMALHRGRIDLLEWHLHRDPSLLHRTFAFAEIYPPGLGCHDEVLATHGTPLGGTTLLHMCVDYDEIEIARWLLEQRMDVNVRAAIDRDGFGGHTALFNTVVSQPAFWMNHRGGPFEAPFTQLLLERGADPNVRASLRKQIHPGYGADPMREYRDITPLSWGQRFVFKQLVSEPAMRLIAERGGRA, encoded by the coding sequence ATGCCTAACCGCCGCTTGCCGGTCCGACCCGACCTCGAGCAGCTCCGCCACCAAGCCAAAGATCTGCTGCGTGCCGCGCACGAGCGCGATGCATCGGCCCTCGCCGACTTCGCCGCGTTTCATCCCCGCCCGATCGATCCCGCGCGGGCCACGCTCGCCGACGCGCAACTCGTGCTCGCCCGCAGCTATGAGGCGCAAAGCTGGCCGCGCTTGGTCCACGCGTGCGAGCTCACCGATGCGATCTGGCGCGACGACGTCGACGCCGTGCGCGCGCTCATCGTCAAGTTCCCCGAGTTGCTCCACGAGCAGGCGCTCATCCGCACCAACAGCAACTGGGGTCCACCCATGAGCTACGCCGCCAATCTGGGCCGCGACCGCATCATCGACGCCCTGCTCGAGCTGGGTGCGTCGGATCTCGAGCATGCCGTGGGCCGCGCCACCCTGCAGGGGAAGGTCGGCACGGCCCGCCGCCTCCACCGCCGGTTAGGCTCGCCTCGCCCGACGGCCGACTCGCTCAGCGGCCCTGCGTACACGCTGAGCGTCGAAGGCACGGCGCTGATGCTCGAGCTCGGTGCGCCGGTGGTCGACGCGGAGGGCCGTTGCGTCGCACCGGTGGATGTGGTGCTCGAGTCCGACAGCCGGAACCCATCGGCCAAGCACGCGATTCTCGAGATGTACGTCGCGCACGGCCTCGAGCTGCCGGACACGCCGGTGATGGCGCTGCACCGCGGTCGCATCGATCTACTCGAGTGGCACCTGCACCGCGATCCGTCCTTGTTGCATCGCACGTTCGCCTTCGCCGAGATCTACCCACCCGGGCTCGGCTGCCACGATGAGGTGCTGGCCACGCACGGCACACCGCTCGGCGGGACGACGCTGCTCCACATGTGCGTCGACTACGACGAGATCGAGATCGCGCGGTGGCTGCTGGAGCAGCGGATGGATGTGAATGTGAGGGCCGCCATCGACCGAGACGGATTCGGCGGTCATACCGCGCTCTTCAATACCGTAGTGTCGCAGCCGGCATTCTGGATGAACCATCGCGGCGGACCGTTCGAGGCGCCGTTCACGCAGTTGCTACTCGAGCGCGGCGCCGATCCCAACGTTCGGGCATCGCTGCGCAAGCAGATCCACCCGGGATACGGCGCCGACCCGATGCGCGAATATCGCGACATCACGCCGCTGTCATGGGGCCAGCGGTTCGTGTTCAAGCAACTCGTGAGCGAGCCGGCGATGCGCCTCATCGCCGAACGCGGCGGCCGCGCCTAA